The segment CAAACAGAAACAAGGATTTGTAAAAGATTGTGGTGAGCGCCGGGATTCCCGTGCACCTGGAAGCGGAGATGGTTTCCGCTTTTTTTTGTCCGGCGACGGCTTTGCTGAAAAGCCGGATCATCCAGTGGCCGCCTGTGTCGGCCTGGTTTTTGCCCGCCCTTTGCGGGACCAGTAAGTGGCCAGGAGTGAACCGGAGATATTGTGCCAGACGCTGAAGATGGCCCCGGGCAGGGCTGCGATCGGATTCAAATGGGCCAGGGCGAGAGCGACGGCAAGGCCGGAGTTCTGCATGCCGACTTCGATGGAGACGGCCCGGCTGCGGGGCTCATCCAATCGCAGGGCCCGGGCGCACCAGTACCCCAGGAGCAGGCCGAGGCCGTTGTGAAGAATGACTGCCAGGATGACAGGAAGCGCTGTTTTGCCCAGGCTGTCGGCGTTGAGTGCCACCACTCCGGCCACGATGATGACAATGGCGGTGACAGAGATCAGCGGGAGGGCCTCTGTGGCCCGCCGGACGGTGACGGGGAAGAATCGGCGCACAAGCAACCCGAGTACGATGGGCAGGATCACCACCTGCAGGATGGACAGAACCATGGATCCCGGATCCACCGGCAACCAGGAACCGGCCAACCACCAGAGAAGGAAAGGGGTGAGCAGGGGGGCCAGCAGGGTGGAGATGCTGGTCATGGTGACAGACAGGGGAACATCCCCTTTGGACAGATAGACGATCACGTTGGATGCGGTCCCGCCGGGACAGGCTCCCACCAGCATCACCCCGGCGGCCAGTTCCGGGGGCAACCCCAAGGCAGTGGCGACGATCCAGGCGGTGGCGGGCATGATGATGAATTGAAGGCAAACCCCTGCCAACACCGGTCCGGGCCGCTGGAAGACGAGCCGGAAATCCGCCCCTTTCAGGGTGAGCCCCATTCCAAACATGATAATACCCAGAAGCGGGGTGATGGCGGGGCCGATCCATTGAAAGATTTCCGGAAACATCCAGGCGATGCCGGCAAAAACCAGGACCCAGAGGGCGAAAGACTGCTGTGCGAAGCGACTGGCTCGGTTCCAACCCTGCAAGAGAATCCCTCCTTTTCTTCGACGGAATAAATGGAAAATACGAAATAGGTCGTGACAGTGTTTGAAAAATACTATACACTGTTCCACAATCATCTTGTCAAGGGGAAACAGGAGGGATTTTTATATGACAACGAAGACAGAGGCCGGTCAGGACCTGCGGATCCGGAGCCGGGTGATCAGCGAGGGGAGCAGCCGCGTTCCCAACCGGGCCATGCTCCGGGCCGTCGGTTTCACCGATGAGGATTTTCAGAAGCCGATGATCGGTGTGGCCAGTACCTGGAGTGAAGTCACCCCTTGCAATATCCATATCGGAACATTGGCGGAACAGGCCCGGGACGGTGTCCGGGAACGCGGGGGGGCGCCCCTCATCTTCAATACGATCACCGTCTCC is part of the Kroppenstedtia eburnea genome and harbors:
- a CDS encoding bile acid:sodium symporter family protein, whose product is MQGWNRASRFAQQSFALWVLVFAGIAWMFPEIFQWIGPAITPLLGIIMFGMGLTLKGADFRLVFQRPGPVLAGVCLQFIIMPATAWIVATALGLPPELAAGVMLVGACPGGTASNVIVYLSKGDVPLSVTMTSISTLLAPLLTPFLLWWLAGSWLPVDPGSMVLSILQVVILPIVLGLLVRRFFPVTVRRATEALPLISVTAIVIIVAGVVALNADSLGKTALPVILAVILHNGLGLLLGYWCARALRLDEPRSRAVSIEVGMQNSGLAVALALAHLNPIAALPGAIFSVWHNISGSLLATYWSRKGRAKTRPTQAATG